From Streptomyces sp. NBC_00683, one genomic window encodes:
- a CDS encoding Lhr family helicase: MAGSALDSFSPATRSWFSGAFDAPTAAQEGAWRAIGEGSDVLVVAPTGSGKTLAAFLASLDRLAAVPPPAEAKKRCRVLYVSPLKALAVDVERNLRSPLTGIRQESVRLGLPEPEVRVGIRSGDTPPAERRSMATKPPDILITTPESLFLMLTSSAREALAGVETVILDEVHAVAGTKRGAHLAVSLERLDELLPRPARRIGLSATVRPVGEVARFLSPQRKVEIVQPPSTKQFDLSVVVPVEDLGELGGSPATDGGADQAEKPSIWPHVEERIADLVQSHRSTIVFANSRRLAERLCNRLNEIAYERATGEAMPEAHSPAEIMAESGAAKGAPALLARAHHGSVSKEQRSQVEEDLKAGRLPAVVATSSLELGIDMGAVDLVIQVESPPSVASGLQRVGRAGHQVGAVSTGVVFPKYRGDLVQAAVVTERMREGAIEALRIPSNPLDVLAQQLVAMVALDTWQADDLLALARRAAPFASLPESAFTAVLDMLAGRYPSDAFAELRPRVVWDRVAGTVTGRPGAQRLAVTSGGTIPDRGLFGVFLAGADPKKGGGRVGELDEEMVYESRVGDVFTLGTTSWRIEDITRDRVLVSPAPGVPGRLPFWKGDQLGRPLELGRALGAFLREIGGLSPEDARHRLLAAGLDTWAADNILSYLDEQRRACGHVPDDRTILVERFRDELGDWRIVVHSPFGAQVHAPWALALSARLAERYGMDAQIMHADDGIVLRLPDADLMGLDLLDFDPVQADPGQQAGPESGRGDTAPGFPGAGGYDSEQPPVGATDVVFDKGEIGQVVTDQVGGSALFASRFRECAARALLLPRRSPGKRTPLWQQRQRASQLLQVASEFGSFPIVLEAVRECLQDVFDVPGLTELMGDLEARRIRLVEVTTTEPSPFARSLLFGYVAQFLYEGDSPLAERRAAALSLDSHLLAELLGQAELRELLDADVLDELERELQWLTEDRRIKDIEGVADLLRVLGPLTDDELAARGAEPAWAPELAAARRAIQVRIGGSVHWAAIEDAGRLRDALGTALPVGVPEAFTEPVKDPLGDLLARHARTHGPFTTTRAAARFGLGSAVTDGALQRLAASGRVVQGEFHPAGIGQEWCDATVLRRLRRRSLAALRQELEPVPPAALAGFLPQWQHLGDNSLRGIDGLARAIEQLQGAPVPASALEKLILPSRVAGYTPALLDELTTTGEVVWAGAGALPGKDGWLSLYPADSAPLLLPPPHPLEQTALHESVLTTLAGGYGLFFRQIADQVRATTHPDCTDPQLADALWDLVWSGRLTNDTLAPLRSLLGSGRTAGSTAHRAKRSVPRGRYGSLSAAARPASRTGPPTVSGRWALLPPAEPEPTHRAHALARTLLDRHGVVTRGAVQAEGVEGGFSATYRILAAFEDSGQARRGYVVEGLGAAQFAMDGAVDRLRATSTARDRTDPGATPRALVLAAADPANAYGAALPWPDSPDGAGHKPGRKAGALVVIVDGELTLYMERGGKTLLAWPTDPADPALLAAAEALASAARAGTLGTVTVERTNGASSLTSPLGRTLEAAGFLATPRGLRLRA; encoded by the coding sequence ATGGCCGGTTCCGCACTCGATTCGTTCTCACCCGCGACCCGTAGCTGGTTCTCAGGTGCCTTCGACGCGCCCACCGCGGCGCAGGAGGGTGCCTGGCGGGCCATCGGCGAGGGTTCGGACGTCCTGGTCGTCGCGCCGACCGGTTCGGGCAAGACGCTCGCCGCGTTCCTCGCCTCGCTGGACCGGCTGGCCGCGGTCCCGCCGCCGGCCGAGGCGAAGAAGCGCTGCCGGGTGCTGTACGTGTCGCCGCTGAAGGCTCTCGCGGTCGACGTGGAGCGCAACCTGCGCTCGCCGCTGACGGGGATCCGCCAGGAGTCGGTGCGTCTGGGGCTTCCCGAGCCGGAGGTGCGGGTCGGGATCCGGTCCGGCGACACCCCGCCGGCCGAGCGCCGTTCGATGGCGACCAAGCCGCCGGACATCCTGATCACCACCCCCGAGTCGCTGTTCCTGATGCTCACCTCATCGGCCCGGGAGGCGCTGGCGGGGGTCGAGACGGTGATCCTGGACGAGGTGCATGCCGTCGCGGGCACGAAGCGTGGTGCCCATCTCGCCGTGTCGTTGGAGCGCCTGGACGAGCTGCTGCCGCGGCCTGCCCGTCGCATCGGGCTGTCGGCGACCGTGCGTCCGGTGGGCGAAGTGGCGCGCTTCCTGTCGCCGCAGCGGAAGGTGGAGATCGTCCAGCCCCCGTCCACCAAGCAGTTCGACCTGTCTGTCGTGGTTCCGGTCGAGGATCTCGGTGAACTGGGCGGCTCCCCCGCCACGGACGGCGGGGCGGACCAGGCGGAGAAGCCGTCGATCTGGCCGCATGTCGAGGAGCGGATCGCGGATCTCGTCCAGTCCCACCGCTCCACCATCGTCTTCGCCAACTCACGGCGGCTGGCGGAACGCCTCTGCAACCGGCTCAACGAGATCGCCTACGAGCGGGCAACGGGCGAAGCCATGCCCGAGGCCCACTCCCCCGCCGAGATCATGGCCGAGTCCGGGGCGGCCAAGGGTGCGCCCGCCCTGCTCGCTCGTGCACACCACGGTTCGGTGTCCAAGGAGCAGCGCTCCCAGGTCGAGGAGGACCTCAAGGCCGGTCGGCTGCCCGCTGTGGTCGCCACCTCGAGCCTGGAGCTCGGCATCGACATGGGTGCGGTCGATCTGGTGATCCAGGTCGAGTCCCCGCCGTCCGTCGCCTCGGGACTGCAGAGGGTGGGCCGCGCCGGTCACCAGGTGGGTGCCGTATCGACAGGAGTGGTCTTCCCCAAGTACCGCGGTGACCTGGTGCAGGCGGCGGTGGTCACCGAGCGGATGCGCGAGGGTGCCATCGAGGCCCTGCGGATCCCGTCCAACCCTCTGGACGTGCTGGCCCAGCAGCTGGTCGCCATGGTCGCGCTCGACACCTGGCAGGCCGATGATCTGCTGGCCCTGGCCCGGCGGGCCGCCCCGTTCGCCTCGCTCCCCGAGTCCGCGTTCACCGCGGTGCTCGACATGCTGGCCGGGCGCTATCCGTCCGACGCCTTCGCGGAGCTTCGCCCGCGCGTCGTCTGGGACCGCGTCGCCGGTACGGTCACGGGCCGTCCCGGTGCCCAGCGGCTCGCCGTCACCTCGGGCGGCACCATCCCCGACCGCGGGCTCTTCGGGGTCTTCCTCGCCGGAGCGGACCCCAAGAAGGGCGGCGGGCGGGTCGGCGAGCTGGACGAGGAGATGGTGTACGAGTCCCGGGTCGGCGACGTCTTCACGCTGGGCACCACGTCCTGGCGGATCGAGGACATCACCAGGGACCGGGTCCTGGTCTCGCCCGCCCCCGGCGTCCCGGGGCGGCTGCCGTTCTGGAAGGGCGACCAGCTGGGTCGGCCACTGGAGCTGGGCCGTGCGCTGGGCGCGTTCCTCCGGGAGATCGGCGGGCTGTCGCCCGAGGACGCCCGGCACCGGCTGCTCGCTGCCGGCCTCGACACATGGGCCGCGGACAACATCCTGTCGTACCTGGACGAGCAGCGTCGTGCCTGCGGTCATGTCCCCGACGACCGGACCATCCTCGTCGAGAGGTTCCGCGACGAGCTCGGCGACTGGCGGATCGTGGTGCACTCGCCGTTCGGTGCCCAGGTGCACGCCCCCTGGGCGCTCGCCCTGTCCGCCCGGCTCGCCGAGCGGTACGGCATGGACGCCCAGATCATGCATGCCGACGACGGCATCGTGCTGCGGCTTCCGGACGCCGATCTGATGGGCCTGGATCTCCTCGACTTCGATCCGGTGCAGGCGGATCCCGGACAGCAGGCCGGACCCGAGTCCGGGCGGGGCGATACGGCCCCGGGCTTCCCGGGTGCCGGCGGGTACGACAGTGAGCAGCCTCCCGTCGGCGCCACTGATGTCGTCTTCGACAAGGGGGAGATCGGCCAGGTCGTCACCGATCAGGTGGGCGGATCGGCCCTGTTCGCGTCCAGGTTCCGTGAATGTGCGGCGCGTGCCCTGCTGTTGCCCCGCCGCAGCCCCGGAAAGCGCACCCCGCTCTGGCAGCAGCGCCAGAGAGCGTCCCAGTTGCTGCAGGTGGCCTCCGAGTTCGGCTCGTTCCCGATCGTTCTCGAAGCGGTCCGTGAGTGCCTCCAGGACGTCTTCGACGTCCCGGGTCTCACAGAACTGATGGGCGACCTGGAGGCACGCCGTATCCGTCTGGTCGAGGTGACGACCACCGAGCCTTCACCGTTCGCGCGCTCCCTCCTGTTCGGTTACGTCGCGCAGTTCCTGTACGAGGGTGACTCCCCGCTCGCCGAGCGGCGTGCCGCCGCGCTCTCGCTCGACTCCCATCTCCTGGCCGAGCTGCTCGGCCAGGCGGAGCTGCGCGAGCTGCTCGACGCCGATGTCCTCGACGAACTGGAGCGGGAGCTACAGTGGCTGACGGAGGACCGGAGGATCAAGGACATCGAAGGTGTCGCCGACCTCCTGCGCGTCCTCGGTCCGCTCACCGACGACGAACTGGCGGCGCGCGGTGCCGAGCCCGCATGGGCGCCCGAGCTCGCCGCGGCGCGGCGCGCGATCCAGGTGCGCATCGGCGGGTCCGTCCACTGGGCGGCCATCGAGGACGCGGGCCGGCTGCGGGACGCCCTCGGGACCGCGTTGCCCGTGGGGGTTCCCGAGGCCTTCACCGAGCCGGTGAAGGATCCTCTCGGCGACCTCCTGGCCCGCCATGCCCGTACCCACGGCCCGTTCACCACCACACGGGCCGCCGCCCGCTTCGGTCTCGGCAGCGCTGTCACGGACGGCGCGCTGCAACGGCTCGCCGCGTCCGGCCGGGTCGTCCAGGGCGAGTTCCACCCGGCAGGAATCGGGCAGGAGTGGTGCGACGCCACGGTCCTGCGGCGCCTGCGCCGCCGCTCGCTCGCAGCGCTCCGCCAGGAGCTGGAGCCCGTGCCACCCGCCGCCCTGGCCGGCTTCCTCCCCCAGTGGCAGCACCTCGGCGACAACAGCCTGCGCGGGATCGACGGACTGGCCCGCGCCATCGAGCAGTTGCAGGGTGCCCCGGTCCCCGCATCGGCTCTGGAGAAGCTGATCCTGCCGAGCCGCGTCGCGGGATACACCCCCGCCCTGCTCGACGAGCTCACGACCACCGGCGAGGTCGTCTGGGCCGGCGCGGGCGCGCTGCCCGGGAAGGACGGCTGGCTCTCCCTCTATCCCGCGGACAGTGCGCCTCTGCTCCTGCCTCCACCCCATCCGCTGGAGCAGACCGCGCTGCACGAGTCGGTCCTCACGACCCTGGCGGGCGGGTACGGCCTGTTCTTTCGGCAGATCGCCGACCAGGTCCGCGCCACCACCCACCCCGACTGCACCGATCCTCAACTGGCGGACGCGCTCTGGGACCTTGTCTGGTCCGGCCGCCTCACCAACGACACCCTCGCCCCGCTGCGCTCGCTCCTGGGCTCGGGGCGCACGGCGGGATCCACCGCCCACCGCGCGAAGCGCAGTGTCCCGCGCGGCCGTTACGGCTCGCTGAGCGCCGCGGCCCGTCCGGCGTCCCGCACCGGTCCGCCGACCGTCTCGGGCCGTTGGGCCCTGCTGCCCCCGGCCGAGCCCGAACCGACCCACCGCGCGCACGCCCTGGCCCGCACGCTCCTGGACCGCCACGGTGTGGTGACCCGTGGCGCCGTGCAGGCGGAGGGTGTCGAGGGCGGGTTCTCCGCGACGTACCGCATCCTTGCCGCGTTCGAGGACAGCGGCCAGGCACGCCGTGGGTATGTTGTCGAGGGCCTGGGAGCGGCCCAGTTCGCGATGGACGGTGCCGTGGACCGGCTCAGGGCGACGTCGACCGCCCGTGACCGTACGGACCCCGGCGCGACTCCCCGCGCGCTCGTTCTCGCGGCGGCCGATCCGGCCAACGCGTACGGCGCCGCCCTGCCCTGGCCCGATTCCCCGGACGGCGCCGGGCACAAGCCCGGCCGCAAGGCCGGCGCGCTGGTGGTCATCGTCGACGGCGAGCTGACGCTGTACATGGAGCGCGGCGGCAAGACCCTGCTGGCATGGCCGACCGACCCCGCCGATCCCGCACTTCTGGCGGCGGCCGAGGCGCTCGCGTCGGCAGCCCGCGCCGGGACCCTCGGCACCGTGACGGTGGAGCGCACCAACGGTGCTTCCTCCCTCACCTCCCCGCTGGGCCGCACCCTGGAAGCCGCCGGCTTCCTCGCCA